One Anthonomus grandis grandis chromosome 12, icAntGran1.3, whole genome shotgun sequence DNA window includes the following coding sequences:
- the LOC126742834 gene encoding uncharacterized protein LOC126742834 — translation MTVSLPKEKRKKIINSVKQFRGREKCKIREFAKFIGILTSACPAVKYGWLYTKAFEREKFLALQSCNGNYNSRMSIPSNLSNDFDWWLTNIPFAFNSLGPMNYKIEIFSDASPSGWGVCCNGEKSHGFWSPTEKTHHINYLELLSSFFGLKCFASHLSNVNILCRIDNTTAIAFINRMGSIQFPKLNILTKEIWQWCERRNIYIFASYIKSKDNTIADQESRSLDIATEYELNQDKFQVITSSFGQPQIDLFASRTNAKCKKFVSWGEDPESWAVDAFTLDGGQFYFYAFPPFSVILRVLQKIIDDKAEGVVVVPNWNSQPWYPGFRSLLAQDPNSTPALEKSFPGGRSLIVQALQNGKVPDMSLEICTASISNSTNKQYNVGLKLWWQFCCDKNIDVFDITVPLVLEFLTIRFNKGASYSSLNCYRSAISQIASPDLANDYRLKRFFKGVYGLRPSLPKYNVTWDPSTVLTYVKTLSNENIKLDILTQKVAILLALTTGQRVQTLASIQLENLVISKDNITIKIPKRIKTSGPNRFQPTLVLPIFKQDLEICVYTAILCYLKRTKNLRNTSCKSLFILPKKPHKDASSQSISRWIKCMLSKSGVDISMFTAHSTRHAATFAAARKGVSLDTIRLSAGWTEKSSTFANFYQRPLLSKNTFANDVLSC, via the exons ATGACAGTGTCATTACccaaggaaaaaagaaaaaagattatCAATTCCGTTAAACAATTTAGGGGGAgggaaaaatgtaaaattcgGGAATTTGCTAAATTTATTGGTATATTAACGTCTGCATGTCCAGCAGTTAAGTATGGCTGGCTCTACACGAAAGCATTTGAACGTGAGAAATTTTTAGCTCTCCAAAGTTGTAATGGAAATTACAATTCCCGCATGTCGATTCCTAGCAACTTGTCAAATGATTTTGATTGGTGGTTAACTAACATCCCATTCGCCTTTAATTCTTTGGGGCcaatgaattataaaattgaaattttttctgATGCCTCCCCCAGCGGTTGGGGAGTATGTTGTAATGGCGAAAAATCCCATGGTTTTTGGTCTCCAACTGAAAAAACTCACCACATTAATTATTTGGAGCTCCTGTCAAGTTTTTTTGGTCTAAAATGTTTTGCATCTCATCTATCTAACGTCAACATTTTATGTCGAATTGATAACACCACGGCCATTGCATTTATCAATAGGATGGGAAGTATTCAGTTTCCCAAACTAAACATTTTGACCAAAGAAATTTGGCAGTGGTGCGAAAgacgaaatatttatattttcgcCTCGTACATAAAATCCAAAGACAATACAATTGCTGACCAAGAATCCCGGAGTCTCGACATTGCCACTGAATATGAATTAAACCAAGATAAATTTCAAGTTATTACATCTTCTTTTGGGCAGCCACAGATCGATCTATTTGCTTCGAGAACTAatgcaaaatgtaaaaaatttgtatcctgGGGAGAAGATCCAGAATCTTGGGCAGTGGATGCATTTACTCTAGACGGGGGCCAGTTTTACTTTTACGCCTTTCCTCCATTTTCAGTCATTCTACGTGtccttcaaaaaataattgacgaTAAAGCTGAGGGAGTTGTCGTAGTTCCAAATTGGAATTCACAACCGTGGTATCCGGGTTTTCGCTCCTTACTAGCACAAGATCCT AACTCCACACCCGCTCTGGAAAAATCTTTCCCTGGTGGCCGGAGTCTTATCGTGCAAGCACTACAAAATGGAAAAGTCCCGGACATGTCATTAGAGATCTGTACAGCTTCAATATCAAACTCGACAAACAAGCAATATAACGTAGGTTTAAAACTGTGGTGGCAATTTTGTtgtgataaaaatatagatgTCTTTGATATTACTGTACCCttagttttagaatttttaacaatCCGCTTTAACAAAGGGGCATCCTATAGCTCTCTTAATTGCTACCGATCCGCAATATCACAAATAGCCTCACCAGATTTAGCTAATGATTATagattaaaaagattttttaagggAGTGTATGGTTTAAGACCCAGTTTACCTAAGTACAACGTTACCTGGGACCCTTCCACTGTTCTTACCTATGTAAAAACTCTTTCTAACgaaaacattaaattagacattttaacacaaaaagtgGCCATATTACTGGCTCTTACAACTGGACAGAGGGTACAAACTTTAGCGAGTATTCAACTAGAGAATTTAGTTATTTCTAAAGACAATATAACAATTAAGATTcctaaaagaataaaaacctCAGGACCTAACAGATTTCAACCCACATTAGTACTGCCCATTTTCAAACAAGACTTAGAAATATGTGTTTATACAGCTATTTTATGTTATCTTAAGcgaacaaaaaatttaagaaacacTTCTTGCAAAAGTCTTTTTATATTACCCAAAAAGCCTCACAAAGATGCGAGTTCTCAATCTATCAGTAGATGGATTAAATGTATGTTAAGCAAAAGTGGTGTGGATATTTCTATGTTTACCGCACACAGCACCAGGCACGCTGCAACTTTTGCAGCTGCCCGTAAAGGTGTTAGTCTCGACACTATTAGGCTGTCAGCAGGCTGGACCGAAAAGTCCAGTACTTTTGCAAACTTTTATCAACGACCGTTACTTTCTAAAAATACTTTTGCAAATGACGTTTTGTcttgttaa
- the LOC126743261 gene encoding uncharacterized protein LOC126743261, translating into MYKRKRSHDSDSDLDLKVNNIEKTLSKLLKRGNKSPRYRSDGKNHARGSRKSPCLSPSSSSDSERAFRSLSRRPARRCRRRRRIITSDSSSSGSEKENEPEDGDNIIRIDDNNSMDYGTDQHHENDREMPSTSTKKNFDASLFGTNVAKNKLSFGPPLQEDMVETWKSIVDNGLDLNEKSDLIKKYATPENASFLGTPKLNEFLERMLSESVKQRDTRLMQLQCQIGSGISAIGQAITSILNEEGEGDKPYIKPLCDAGRLLTDVFHIETSARKELACYNLDKITKESLLAAPTDEWLFGCNVDK; encoded by the exons atgtataaacgtAAAAGAAGTCATGACAGTGACAGTGATCTAGATCTCAAGGTAAATAATATTGAGAAAACTCTCTCAAAACTGTTAAAACGCGGTAATAAATCCCCACGCTATCGATCCGACGGAAAAAATCATGCACGTGGTTCTCGGAAGTCCCCCTGTTTATCGCCATCAAGCAGCTCGGATTCGGAACGCGCCTTTCGCTCTCTCTCAAGAAGACCGGCGCGGCGTTGCCGCCGCCGCCGTAGAATCATAACATCGGATTCTAGCTCGAGTGGAAGTGAGAAGGAAAATGAACCAGAAGATGGGGACAATATTATCCGTATTGACGATAATAACTCAATGGATT ATGGAACTGACCAGCACCATGAAAATGACAGGGAAATGCCCTCCACAAGTACTAAGAAAAACTTTGACGCATCATTGTTTGGAACCAACGTTGCtaagaataaattgtctttCGGTCCTCCTCTACAAGAAGACATGGTTGAAACATGGAAAAGTATAGTGGACAATGGGCTGGACTTAAATGAAAAGTCTGATCTAATAAAGAAGTATGCGACCCCTGAAAATGCTTCGTTCCTTGGAACCCCCAAACTAAATGAGTTTCTGGAAAGAATGCTTTCAGAGTCCGTTAAACAGAGAGATACCCGGTTAATGCAACTGCAGTGCCAAATAGGTTCAGGTATATCGGCTATTGGACAGGCAATTACCTCCATCTTAAATGAAGAGGGGGAGGGGGACAAACCCTATATCAAACCCTTATGTGACGCGGGTCGCCTGCTTACGGATGTTTTCCATATCGAGACATCTGCTCGAAAAGAACTTGCCTGCTATAATCTGGATAAGATAACTAAAGAATCATTATTAGCTGCCCCAACGGACGAATGGCTTTTTGGATGCAATGTCGACAAATGA